From the Gemmatimonadales bacterium genome, one window contains:
- a CDS encoding metallophosphoesterase: MTNVTLVHLSDLHFGRPVELAQIRAVEKLVPQLAPDAVLVSGDISQRGRHGEYQRGLAFLEAMQKTAPTLLVPGNHDVEWWKSPFGIFGRRVLYEKYRTYLGEELTPVLRLPGLVVAGALSAHGLAAGSLTWNQRDLTVKGHIPKSETDRLTELFAAEPADAAKVVVMHHNVLRGEISQRMGLAHWASAQRRLDATGADVVLCGHDHQEGAGQLPRGTVISTASTLSDRTRGKRPSVFNVLRIDPDAVQVEHWRWDREGDEFRASDRHTFARAGERHGVVGAGRVA; encoded by the coding sequence GTGACCAACGTCACCCTTGTCCACCTTTCCGACCTGCACTTTGGTCGGCCGGTTGAGCTGGCGCAGATCCGTGCGGTGGAAAAGCTGGTGCCGCAGCTCGCGCCGGATGCCGTCCTTGTTTCCGGCGACATCAGCCAGCGGGGGCGGCACGGGGAGTACCAGCGCGGGCTCGCCTTCCTGGAAGCGATGCAGAAGACGGCGCCGACGCTCCTGGTGCCTGGCAACCACGACGTCGAGTGGTGGAAGAGCCCTTTTGGGATCTTCGGGCGGCGGGTGCTGTACGAGAAGTATCGGACGTACCTCGGCGAAGAGCTGACGCCGGTACTCCGGCTGCCGGGGCTCGTCGTGGCCGGCGCCCTGTCGGCGCACGGACTGGCCGCCGGTTCCCTGACCTGGAACCAGCGGGACCTGACAGTGAAGGGTCACATACCGAAGTCGGAGACCGATCGGCTCACCGAGCTCTTCGCCGCCGAACCGGCGGACGCGGCCAAGGTCGTGGTGATGCACCACAACGTCCTGCGGGGCGAGATCAGCCAGCGGATGGGCCTGGCGCACTGGGCCAGCGCCCAGCGGCGACTCGACGCCACTGGAGCCGACGTGGTGCTCTGCGGGCACGACCACCAGGAGGGGGCAGGGCAGCTGCCGAGGGGCACCGTCATCAGCACGGCGAGCACGCTCAGCGATCGGACCCGCGGCAAGCGTCCCTCGGTGTTCAATGTCCTGCGCATCGATCCGGATGCCGTGCAGGTGGAACACTGGCGCTGGGATCGCGAAGGGGACGAATTCCGCGCGTCGGACCGTCACACGTTTGCTCGGGCAGGGGAGCGCCATGGGGTTGTGGGGGCAGGCCGCGTCGCCTGA